From the genome of Salvelinus namaycush isolate Seneca chromosome 1, SaNama_1.0, whole genome shotgun sequence:
GTTGCACACCGCAATGataatgggtaaaaaaaagctaTTTTACACTAGGAGTAATCATTgggagtatacagtatatagagcgTTTCTCCATACGTTTACTattctgttagtcagcacctcgcTTATTACTTTGGGTGTGAGTCAACTCGTGCTTTTTACAAGGCAAGTCTTACTAAGTATACCACATTCCTTGGAAGCAGCTCCCACAGTCTAccagtgctttctgtggtagcCTTAAACACAGCTCCCACAGTCTAccagtgctttctgtggtagcCTTAAACACAGCTCTCACAGTCTAccagtgctttctgtggtagcCTTAAACACAGCTCCCACAGTCTAccagtgctttctgtggtagcCTTAAACGCGGCTCCCACAGTCTACCTGTGCTTTCTGTGGTAGCCTTAAATGCAGCTCCCACAGTCTAccagtgctttctgtggtagcCTTAAACGCCGCTCCCACAGTCTACCAGCACCCTCTGTGGTAGACTTGGACCTAGGTCCTATTAGGAGTTGGGAGTCTGAGGTAGGGGTGGCCGGTGCTCCGGGAGTCTAGGTACCCTCTTGATGTTAGCCCGTTTGGCCCCGTCCGGGCTTCCCCCCAGGTCCTCACTCTGACCACAGAGCTTCAGCGCTCGAGAGATGAACATGTCTAGGTCAAACGGGCCCCCTTGCCCCCTGGACGGAAGAGTCTGTGGGGGCTCATGAATCAACGAAGGAATGAGAGGTGACATTGGCGGAGGAGACGAGGGAGAACAGGgcaacagggagggaggggaatgGGACGCGGCAGGCGGGCTGAGTGTGTGGCGCTTGTCCAGTCCAGGTGACGGCTGTACGACCGGCGAACAGCTGTGAAAGAgtggggcagggagagaggtgggaAAAAGGGGCAGTGGGGGTGAGCTGGGGTAGGATAGGGGTTCCTTGGGTGAGCTGGGGCAGGACAGGGGTTCCTTGGGTGGGCTGGGGCAGGACAGGAGTTCCCGGGGTGAGCTGGAGTAAGACAGGGGTCCCTGGGGTGAGCTGGGGCAGGACAGGGGTTCCTTGGGTGGGCTGGGGCAGGACAGTGGTTCCTGGGGTGAGCTGGGGTAAGACAGGGGTTCCTGGGGTGGGCTGGGGTAAGACAGGGGTTCCTGGGGTGGGCTGGGGCAGGACAGGGGTTCCTTGGGTGGGCTGGGGCAGGACATGAGTTCCTGGGGTGGGCTGGCGGAGGACAGGTGAGTCTGTGTGCTCTCCACCCAGCGAGAGATCTCCTGGAATAGGTCCCAAGGTGGCTCCTCGACAGGCAGCTCCTCCACGCTGGCCCCTCTAGGCTCAGGCCCCTCAGGCACAGGGAGCTGGCTATTCCTCTTCCAGTGAGACAGGTCCAGGATCAGCTTGGGCTCGGAGTAGTGCTGCGGCTTGCCGTCCCTCCACGCAATCTTGTCCAGATAGGAAGGGGAGCCCACTTTGTAGTCACAGGAGTGACCACAGTCCAGCTCAGCATAAGCCCCGCCCCCACAGGCCCGCACCAGAGAGGAGTGGGAGTGGTCCAGGAAGCGCTCGGCAGAGCTGCTGTGGGAATACTTGCGAGGGTCCACCTGGGCCTCCTCCAACAGAGGGTAGGAACCTGCCCTGGGATCTCTCTGGACCTCCTCCTCTTTGGAGTTGACCACCTCTGAGACCCCAGGCATGCACTGACAGCCACCCTGCTGCTGCCAGTACAGGTCTGATGACAGGCTGGTATCATACCTGCACAGTGGAAACAAAGAGCTTGTCAACGAAACATCGACGTTGCCATTTCAGTCTACTGAGGTGAAGACCATTTTGGTGTTATctttaaactctctctctctctcactcactcactcacacacactgggcacagacCCAAATTCAACATCTTTTCCACATTGGATCAACGTGTTAACCTCCACACAACGATTCCCTGGCTCTCTGTTAACCTCCACACAACGATTCCCTGGCTCTCTGTTAACCTCCACACAGCGTTTCCCTGGCTCTCTGTTAACCTCCACACAACGATTCCCTGGCTCTCTGTTAACCTCCACACAGCGATTCCCTGGCTCTCTGTTAACCTCCACACAGCGTTTCCCTGGCTCTCTGTTAACCTCCACACAGCGTTTCCCTGGCTCTCTGTTAACCTCCACACAGCGTTTCCCTGGCTCTCTGTTAACCTCCACACAACGATTCCCTGGCTCTCTGTTAACCTCCACACAGCATTTCCCTGGCTCTCTGTTAATCTCCACACAGCATTTCCCTGGCTCTCTGTTAATCTCCACACAGTGATTCCCTGGCTCTCTGTTTATCTCCACACAGCATTTCCCTGGCTCTCTGTTAATCTCCACACAGCGATTCCCTGGCTCTCTGTTAACCTCCACACAGCATTTCCCTGGCTCTCTGTTAATCTCCACACAGCATTTCCCTGGCTCTCTGTTAATCTCCACACAGTGATTCCCTGGCTCTCTGTTAATCTCCACACAGTGATTCCCTGGCTCTCTGTTAATCTCCACACAGTGATTCCCTGGCTCTCTGTTAACCTCCACACAGTGATTCCCTGGCTCTCTGTTAATCTCCACACAGCATTTCCCTGGCTCTCTGTTAATCTCCACACAGTGATTCCCTGGCTCTCTGTTAATCTCCACACAGTGATTCCCTGGCTCTCTATTAACCTCCACACAGCGTTTCCCTGGCTCTCTGTTAATCTCCACACAGCGTTTCCCTGGCTCTCCCGGAAGCCAATGAATCCAGTCGCTGCCTTTTACTAAGCTGTATTTGGACTTTTCTTTAAAATCGTCATGTGCTCATTCCCTAGGGCTCATTGTGGGGTTGCTTTCTTTTTTGATGCTTtttgttgatttacattctaagTGTGGTGTCTCTGTTGTGTACAGTTCAGATCATGATATCTCTTTCTCTTTACATGGTGTCACTGTGCTGTTCCCCCTCAATATGGCTGCTGCAGTGTGTGAAGTGTAACTGACACCATAGAAttcaatagaaatgaatggcaTAGTACAATATAGATGTATCTCTGTGGTtgacaccacaggaggttggtggcacattaattggagaggacgggctcgtggtaatggctggagcggaatcagtggaatggaatcaaatacaacaaatacatggtttccaggtgtttgatgccattccatttgctccgttccgtgTGATGTTAATTCCTTGTCACTAGTTGACAtgacagtacaaacagatctgagaccaggctagacACACACCTGTCCCAGTGAGACCTAGAGGCCTGGCTGTGGCCGGGCTCCGTGACCAGGCTATCATCTAGCTCGTCCTCTATGCGGAAGGGCTGGGGTGACATGGGCTCGTCCTGGGGACACGAGTACTGTTGCAGGAAGGGATGGGACAGGGCCGCATCTGCCGTCAGCCGGTCCATGGGGTTAAAGGTCAGAATACGCTCCAGGAAGTCTATGGCTAGTGGAGAAAGAGACGGGAACGGAGAATAGAAAAGGCTTTCAAATTATGTGTGCATCTACAGTACCTGGCTGCAAGTAAGGTCATATAGCATCAGGAAATCGATTGTTTATGAATATAAGACAATCATGAATTTAAGACAATACATTAGTTAGACATACGTCCTTGTTATTTTTAGTAACTCCAACATTTAACAGAAACTGTTGATCGTTTCAGGGAGGTATAGTTTAAAGGTGCCATCTGATCTTAGTTGAAGAGTTTTTCACTGCTCTCCCTCAACCCCATCCCTCTCACCATCTGCATCTACTTCAGGTAGTAGTTCTCTGAA
Proteins encoded in this window:
- the LOC120050284 gene encoding mitogen-activated protein kinase 4-like, which translates into the protein MAKQDSPLFLHGFDLGGHFIDPRPLGSGATGLVLSAVDKRSGQRVAVKKLVMRDAVSVKHALREVKITRRLQHENVVRVHEVLGPYGHPLPRDPAQLSALYIVQECMETDLAQLLEQGPLPGGHAILLFYQLLRGLKFIHSANVLHRDLKPANVFLNTDQLLLKIGDFGLARIVDPHYSHKGYLSEGLVTKWYRSPRLLLSPNNYTKAIDMWAAGCILAEMLTGRMLFAGAHELEQMQLILYTVPVLREEDHHDLRQVIPSYVSHGWRVRRSFRELLPEVDADAIDFLERILTFNPMDRLTADAALSHPFLQQYSCPQDEPMSPQPFRIEDELDDSLVTEPGHSQASRSHWDRYDTSLSSDLYWQQQGGCQCMPGVSEVVNSKEEEVQRDPRAGSYPLLEEAQVDPRKYSHSSSAERFLDHSHSSLVRACGGGAYAELDCGHSCDYKVGSPSYLDKIAWRDGKPQHYSEPKLILDLSHWKRNSQLPVPEGPEPRGASVEELPVEEPPWDLFQEISRWVESTQTHLSSASPPQELMSCPSPPKEPLSCPSPPQEPLSYPSPPQEPLSYPSSPQEPLSCPSPPKEPLSCPSSPQGPLSYSSSPRELLSCPSPPKEPLSCPSSPKEPLSYPSSPPLPLFPTSLPAPLFHSCSPVVQPSPGLDKRHTLSPPAASHSPPSLLPCSPSSPPPMSPLIPSLIHEPPQTLPSRGQGGPFDLDMFISRALKLCGQSEDLGGSPDGAKRANIKRVPRLPEHRPPLPQTPNS